One genomic segment of Cygnus olor isolate bCygOlo1 chromosome 20, bCygOlo1.pri.v2, whole genome shotgun sequence includes these proteins:
- the P2RX1 gene encoding P2X purinoceptor 1, whose translation MGQKCMEKVSSFLFEYDTPRMVLVRNKKVGLTFRLIQLIVLAYIIGWVFLYEKGYQSQDSIVSSVSVKLKGLTLTNESVLGPHIWDVVDYVFPPQGDNSFVVMTNFIITPGQKQGTCPELPDAGLCTRDSDCSKGTYSRQGQGLMTGRCVNFNSSVKTCEIFGWCPVEVDYHVPNPALLSEAEKFTLFIKNSITFPRFKVSRRNLVESVTKQYLKKCTYHKVTDSLCPVFDLGYMVKESGQNFTVLAVKGGVVGITIDWNCDLDWPVRHCKPIYQFHGLYNDDSNVSPGFNFRYAKYYKEDGTDKRTLYKVFGIRFDILVNGKAGKFDIIPTMTTIGSGIGIFGVASVLCDLLLLHFLQGRDYYKQKKFKYAEQEPSKSHKKGKELDNTQ comes from the exons ATGGGGCAGAAATGCATGGAGAAGGTGTCCTCCTTCCTCTTCGAGTATGACACCCCTCGCATGGTGCTGGTGAGGAACAAGAAGGTGGGACTGACCTTCCGGCTGATCCAGCTCATCGTCCTGGCATACATCATCGG GTGGGTTTTCCTCTACGAGAAGGGCTACCAGTCACAGGACAGCATCGTCAGCTCCGTGTCGGTGAAGCTCAAAGGCCTGACGCTGACCAACGAGAGCGTCTTGGGCCCGCACATCTGGGACGTGGTGGATTACGTTTTCCCACCGCAG GGGGACAACTCTTTCGTGGTGATGACCAACTTCATTATCACCCCTGGACAGAAACAAGGAACCTGCCCGGAG CTGCCGGATGCCGGGCTCTGCACGAGGGACAGTGACTGCAGCAAGGGGACGTACAGCCGTCAGGGACAAG GGCTCATGACGGGCAGGTGTGTGAATTTCAACAGCTCGGTGAAGACCTGCGAGATCTTTGGCTGGTGCCCTGTCGAAGTTGACTACCACGTTCCCAA CCCTGCCCTCCTGTCAGAAGCAGAGAAGTTCACCTTGTTCATCAAGAACAGCATCACCTTCCCCAGGTTCAAGGTGTCCAG GCGCAACTTGGTGGAGAGCGTTACCAAGCAGTACCTGAAGAAATGCACGTACCACAAAGTCACCGACTCCCTGTGCCCCGTGTTTGACCTGGGCTACATGGTGAAGGAATCGGGTCAGAATTTCACCGTCCTGGCCGTTAAG GGCGGAGTGGTGGGCATCACCATCGACTGGAATTGCGACCTCGACTGGCCCGTCCGGCACTGCAAGCCCATTTACCAGTTCCACGGCCTCTACAATGATGACAGTAACGTCTCGCCGGGCTTCAACTTCAG GTATGCCAAATACTACAAAGAAGATGGGACAGACAAGAGGACCCTGTACAAGGTGTTTGGGATCCGGTTTGACATCCTGGTGAACGGCAAG GCGGGCAAATTTGACATCATCCCCACCATGACCACGATCGGCTCTGGAATTGGTATTTTTGGAGTG GCCTCTGTGCTCTGCgacctgctcctgctgcattTCCTCCAAGGACGGGACTActacaagcagaagaaattcaagTACGCGGAACAGGAGCCT TCAAAGTCGcataagaaagggaaggagctgGACAACACGCAGTGA